Sequence from the Pontibacter pudoricolor genome:
GACACTTTGAAATCTCTTCTTCACCTTAGGCTGGCTAAATTAATAAGTCAAAGAGATTTGGAAAGCGCATTAACAGACATTGAATTAATACAAGAAATTGATTCAGATGACGTCGGAGCATATTTGGCGGCAAGCCAAATCTATAACCTGCAGGGTAATCATAAACAGGCATTGGTGCAAATAGAAAAGGCAATAGCGCTGACGGGACGGAAAGAATACGAGTTGTTTGCAGAAATCATAAAAAGGAAAATCAACAGCTAACACGCTACATGAGTAAAGCTTCGGCTGTGCCTCACTCTTCTCATGTACCAAAACCGTTCTCGGTAATTGTAATTATGAAAAGTTTAGTTCTATATGTAAGGGAAGAATTGAAGAATATAGGTAATACTGATACCTTAATCAGTATTGGGCTATTGATTATAGGATTAGTTGTAGGAATTAATAAATATGGTTCTCAAGCTACAGTAGTAGTCATATTCGTTTTCTTCTCTGCCTTTACTTTATTCGAAATTGTTTTTTCAGGTAAAGAAATATTTAGTTTAAATAATAGAAGAAAGAATAACTCCATTGAACAGGGCAGGTTTTTATATCATCTGATTTCTTTGTTTATAGTGCTTTTAGGATTGCTATACTTTCATAGCAGGACTGTTTACATATTCACGGCCGCATTCACCATTATCTTTTGTTTTGTGGCAGGTGTGAGTATGCTTGCAACGAAATTTAAAAGATAGAATAACTTCCGAGAACACGGTACATGAGCAAAGCTCGGCTACGTCTCGCTCACCTCATGTACGAGACCGTTCTTCCAGCCGCCACGAAGCCTGAAGCGTTAGCGGTTATTGTACACGCACCCCAATACACAATGCCAAAAAATGCGAGCAAATAAAATTCATTACCTATCAGGCCTGGCAATAGCGACTTTTGTGGGTGTTCATTTATTTAATCACCTTCTGAGCATTTGTGGTGCCGCCAAGCATATTGAAATGATGAATGCTTTACGGCTCTTTTATCGGAACACTTTTATAGAAGCAGTTCTATTGTTGGCTATTTTGGTGCAAATTGTTTCAGGATTGAAGCTCTTTAAAGAAAATAGAAAAACGGAATCTTCCAGATTCGAAAAACTTCAAATCTGGACAGGGCTTTACCTGGCGGGCTTTTTCATAATCCATTTAATCGCTGTTTTAAGCGGACGACTTTTATTGCAATTGGACACAAACTTTTATTTTGGAGTAACAGGATTAAATTCGTATCCTTTCAACCTGTTTTTTATACCCTATTACGGTCTGGCAATCGTTTCATTTTTCGGGCACATCGCTTCGATTCATAGTAAGAAAATGAAACACACAATATTGGGTTTGTCACCCAACAGGCAATCAATTGCAATCCTGTCTCTTGGAGTTATTCTGACAGCTGCCATATTTTACGGACTTACAAATCATTTTAGCGGAGTAGCCATACCTAAAGAATACGAAGTTTTGATTGGAAAATGAAAGACGAGCCACTAGCCATGCATTACTTAAACTGGGGTTAAGTGCAACATTGACAAATTGGTCCTTAAAAGAACTTTAGTTTTTCAAATGAACGACAGTCGGAAAAAGCTCCCTTTTCAGTAATACCCGAGCTGTGTAGGGTCTTTGATTACGACCAGTGTCCATAAACAGAATAACATATGAAAAGCAATAGTCAGGCATACAGAATACCTGATAAATCAATATTGAAAAAAGACAGTGAGTCGTTTGACTATATTGACAGCTACCAACGTTTTTTCTTAGACAAGGAAGGAATGATTGACTCCACAAAAATTGGGGTTTTGTTCTTTTCGGGCAAGTCTAAAGTGGCAGACGCTCTGTTCGCAATAAGAAATAAAGTCGTTGGACTTTTTGGGCTTAAATCATCAGGACAACCAAGCGACAGACAACAACGGCTGGACAAGTTTACTTGTGAGCCAGGTCAACAGCTTGGTCTTTTTAAAGTGTTTGAAAAGACAGAGAACGAGGTGGTATTAGGCGAGGATGACAAACATTTGAATTTCAGGGTTTCATTACTTCTGGACAGACTTCTTGATGACACAGCCAAAAGAAGTTTGACGATAACTACAACTGTAAAATTCAATAATCTCTTCGGGCGCGTTTATTTTTTGTTCGTGAGGCCTTTTCATCAACTAATCGTTCCGGCCATGTTAAAAGGCATTATTAAACGAATAGAGAACGAAAAGACAACCACCGGCTAACAATGGGTAGGAATAAACTGAAGCAAAGGGGAATAAAGTTAGATAAGTCTAAACCAAAGGGGAAATTTATCGAACCAAAAAAGCCGCTCCATTTGATGTGGAGCGGCATTTTTACTATGGTAGACCATAGGATCGAATTATCGAACCATTTCCAAAGGGATTTAGCGGCATTAAGTGATTATAGAGCAGTTTGTGGAAAGAAGATTTTGCCTCTTACTCATACAGTTTGCAAGCCTTGAATGGAAGTTGCTGCCTAGCTTCCAAAAAAACTGTCCAGTTGAGCTTGATTTCGATGTATATCCTGCTCAATATTAGCGTTCTTCTCTACGTCATGAAAATGTATGCTCTCCATAGGCTGCATGCTGGTAAAAGCATTCATATGTGATGGTGCTTTGCCAGCAATTCAAGTATGAGTATGACTCAATTAGTCAAAGCGATTTAAGATGGATCAGCCTTTATTAATGGTTATAAGTGCACTGAATGGTCAGCAAGTTCTGATGCTTTGCGTTTAAATCTCTATTCTGGATCATCAATATGGTAAGCTTAGTGCTTCTCAGTAATTTATATCCCAAACTTTCCTATTTGTTGTAATAATATTTTGCTTTGCTGGTACAATCCAAAGACTTTAAACTAATTGTCTTGGAAAATTGGATTGATGGCTCGTGTTCTTTTGGGAAACAGTAAATTTTATTTACATTGATTAGCCAATATTTAAAGTGCTAATTACGATACCTTTAACTGATGCCATGGGGGATGAATAACGATAACTTACTTGTAAGCGAGTTAAACAAAGGGAGCGAGAAAGCTTATGACGAGCTCTTCCATATGTTCTTTGGACGCCTGTGTGTATTTGCGATGAAATTTGTAAAAGACAAGGAGAGTGCGGAAGAGGTGGTTGAGGATGCCATGGTGGTACTTTGGGAAAAACGGGATAAGTTCGAAAATCTGGCAGCACTGAAAGGTTACCTCTATACTACTGTACGTAACGGCTCCCTTGATTACCTTAAAAAGAATGGCAGAAATACATCACTGGATGGGCTGGAGAACAACCAGTCTTTTTCTACAACCGATGATTATATCCTGGAAGAAGAAGTGCATGCCGTTCTCTACCAGGCCATGGCATCCTTACCTACCAAGTGCAGGCGTGTTTTCGAACTTTCCTGTATTGATGAGTTAAAGTATAGCGAAATCGCAGCTGATATGGGGATAAGTTTAAATACTGTTAAATCTCAGCGTGCAAGAGCAATTCAGCTATTAAAGGAGATTTTAAAAGGACACCCTTATCATATGGTGTTATTTTACGCTTTTCTCTCAAACCCCTAGGTCTTTTTAGAAGTTGCTATGGTTCTGGTATCCATTTATTATAGTTAATCCACTTATATACCTGAAAAGCCTTGCTCCCAATGCAAAAAAGAAATAGTCTACGGCATAATGTCTAGACAAGTTTTAGTCTGCATAAAATATTTTTAAAAAAGCGAATTTTTTTTCCACCCGAAATGCACCCTTAAGAGTTCTATAGATACTAGAAAAGATATGCGCCCTAACAACCTTAATTTTCTGCTTGCGGAACTCATTTGTAAATCCATTGCCGGAACACTTACGGATGAGGAGAATGCTATACTGACAAACTGGAAAGAACAAAAAGATAACAAAGAACTTTTTGATAAAATAGTAGATGCGGACAGAATAGACAATAAGTTTGAAATTTATAACCAGTTTAACAGCCAGCGATCGTTAAACAGGGTAAAGTCAAAGGTAGAAGAGCGGCGCAAAGAAAGGACCAGAAATCGATTTGTTGCATACTTTAAATATGCGGCAGCCTTTGTTCTGCTAAGCGGTTTTGGCTATCTGTTATATACGCTTCAGGCTGGCGGCGGTAAAACTATAGTTGGTGCAGAACAGCAGTATGCTAAAAGCGATCAGGTAGTAAATGTTGAAGGGACGATCAGGTCAGGAAATAAAAAGACTGTATTGATTTTGGCTGATGGAAAAGAAATTGACCTTGCCCAGACAGACCAGGTATTGAAAGGTTTACCAGGTGTATCTGTCAACAACACTGAGAAATTACTTTCTTATGAAGATGTTACTGAGCATGCTGGTAATTCAAACAAGGAAGTAGAGTATAATACGCTGAGAGTACCTATTGGAGGAGAATACCAGGTTGAATTACCTGATGGTACAAGAGTATGGCTCAATTCAGCTTCTTCTTTGAAATACCCTATAAGGTTTGTAGGCTCTCAACGGGTTGTTGAATTACAGGGCGAAGCCTACTTTGAAGTAACCAAAGACACAAAGCAATTTGTTGTCATAACAGGGGATGTACAGGTAAAAGTGTTGGGTACAAAGTTTAACCTGAGCGCCTATGAGGATGATGCTACTGTTGCTACCACACTCGTTGAAGGAAAGGTAAGTATGAGTGGTACAGGCGCTTCCAAAGATGCCATACTGATTCCTAACAAGCAGGCTGTGTATCATAGACAGAGTAAGGCGTTGAATATCAGGAGTGTGAATGTAGAGGAGTTTATTGCCTGGAAAGATGGCCGTTTTCATTTTCAAAAGCAGGAATTGGGAAGTATTCTTACCAGACTTTCGCGCTGGTATGGTATAAACGTTGTATATGCTGATCAATCGTTGAAAACGAAGGTATTTACAGGTATGGCTGAAAAGGATAAACCGGTTGAGCACATACTTCAGCTCATCAGCAAGACCGCTGATATAAACTACACCATTGAAAACAACAAAGTAATACTTAAAGAGAAGGACTAATCAGGTACTGCTCTTGCGTTTTGTATTCTTCCGGCAAGTTATAAAAAAGCTACGCTGTGAGGTCAGGCCCTTTTTTGCCTAAAAATTAAGAAATAATACATAAATCACTGCTCGTTAGTGTTTTGTTTCACCCTGTTTGTGTTTGCAGGGTATGAAAGGTCTGTTGCTTTCAAGTTTGTTTTTTGAACTTTTAAAGTTTAAGCATGCCGGGAAGATCAAAGCTTAAAACTATCCTAACCTAATAACCTTATGATGAAACTTTTACTCAGGTTAACTCTTCAAGAGCTAGCCAGCCAACAAAAGCTCCTCTCACTGAGAAGAAAAAGAGGGTTGTTCCTGCTCTCTACCTGTCTTCTGCAGGTACCCGGTAATGCATTCGGACAGGCTTTGACCTTGAACTCGAGCCAAGGTATAGTATGGGAAAAAGTTGCCCAGAAGCCACCGGTAAAAACAATAAGCCTGGACATGGGAAAAGTAACCATCCAGCAGGCTTTTAATAAAATCCGCAGCGACTATGATGTGAACTTCTTCTACAGTGATGATGAACTAAATGTAGAGCGGAAGGTGAATGCAAAAATATTAAATAAGAATCTACTACAGGCAATTTCTATTCTGGTTGGCCCTAACTATAGAGTAGAGGTAAGTGATGACAATATGGTTGTGATCACCCCTCTTAAGCGTTCAAGGGATGTAACATCTGCACAAGATCAGGTTAAGATAAAAGGAACTATAACAGATGAGGTCGGACAACCTTTGCCCGGTGTTAGCATCATGGTACAAGGCAGTACTAATGGCGTGATCTCAGATACTTATGGAAACTACTCGCTTGATGTTTTGCCTGGTGATGTTCTAGTGTTCAGGTTTATAGGCTTTGAAACAGTAGAAATGCCTGTTAGCGGAAGAACAGAGCTCAACCTGCAAATGAAGCCAAGTGTCACACAGCTTTCGCAGGTAGTGGTGACGGGTATATATGAGCGAAAGGCTGAAAGTTACACGGGCTCTGCTGTAACTATAACACAGGAAGAACTAAAAAAGGTAGGAAATGATAACCTGTTTCAATCTATCCGTAACATTGATCCTTCTATAGTAATCATGGATAATCTTTCGGCAGGTTCTAACCCTAACGCCCTGCCAGAGATGCAACTAAGAGGTACTTCAACTTTTCCGGTTGCTGAAAAAGGTTCAGGTTCCGGCCTTAAAGGGAACTATCTGAAGAATCCTAACCAGCCTTTATTCATCCTGAATGGTTTTGAAGCTACTGCAGAACAGGTATTAGACCTGGATATAAACAGGGTTGAAAGTGTGACACTGCTGAAGGATGCAGCTTCTAAGGCTATCTATGGGGCCAAAGCTGCCAATGGTGTAGTTGTTATCGAAACAAAGCGACTTTCGGGTTCAAACACAGTTGTTACTTATAACGGTAGCCTGGATGTGGAAATGCCGGATTTGACCAGCTATAACCTTACCAATGCCCTGGAGAAGTTGGAAGCTGAAAGGATAGACGGGATGTACACTCCGAATTCGAATGACCCGGAAGAGTACATACGGTTGCAGCAATTATACAATGCACGTAAAAAACTTGCTCTTGAAGGACTGGATACCTATTGGATGGCTAAGCCGTTGCAAACGGGTTTTGGGCAGCGCCATAGTGCATCGGTAGAGTTGGGTGGTCAGGACCTGAGAATGCTGGCAAATGTTGCTTACAGAGATATAGTAGGTGTAATGAAAGGTTCTTCTAGGCAAAACATATCTGGAAGCCTTACTACTTCCTATCGCCTTAAGAACCTAGCGTTTAGGAACATCATGAGTGCTAACAAAAATAACGCACAGGAGTCTCCGTACGGAACATTTGATGAATATGCTAAAATGAATCCCTACTGGAGAGCGGAAGCAGCTGATGGAAGTATCCCTTATTATGCAGAAATAGGTCCTAATGGGGAGCGCTACACAAACCCGCTTTTTAACTCAACGCTGGATTCCAAAATTGCTTCCAGCTATTTCAATTTCACAGACAACTTCTACCTGGAGTGGAGCATTCTGCCGGAGTTACGTGCTGTTGCCCGTGTGGGTATAGATGTTAAAAACAACGACGCAGACGAATTCTACCCTTCAGCTCATACGAGTTTTGAAGGATTTGTTGGAGAGGATATGGGTAAGCGTAAAGGTTCCTACCAGCTTAACAATGGCGAAAGCAGTTATTTGTCCGGAGACCTTAACATCAATTACTCTAAGGAAGTAAACAAGCATTTTTACTTTGCGAACCTAGGCTTTAACATAAGCGAAAACAAATTCAATGAAGTCGTTCATCGGGTTGAGGGCTTCCCGAGCAGCCGCATGGATGATGTGATATTTGGTCGTGCTTATGCACTTGAATCCAGACCTACAGGTATTAATGGCATTTCCCGCGACATCGGATTTCTGGCAGTAGGGTCATATACTTATGATAATAGATTCCTTTCTGACCTTACACTAAGAACAAGTGCTTCATCCCAGTTTGGCACCGACAAGCGTTGGGCTAAATTCTGGAGCTTTGGCTTAGGTTGGAACCTGCACAACGAGCACTTCATTGGTAGCAACGTATTCGATTTACTGAAAGTACGCGGCTCCCTGGGCTCAACTGGTCAACAAAACTTCAATACCAATGCATCCATTGCTACCTATAATTATTACCTAGAGTCTCTTTATCAAGGTTTTACAGGTTCGTACTTAGAGAACATGGCCAACTCCGGGCTGCAGTGGGAAACTAAGTTTGACTATAATGTCGGTGTAGATGCCAGAATTAAGAACTTATCAGCAAGGCTGGACTACTATGAGAACTATACGGAGAACCTGATCACGGATATGACCATTGCTAATTCTTCAGGTTTTAGTACGGTAAAGGATAACATTGGTAGGGTAAAAAATGCTGGGTATGACCTGAATGCCTCTTACCTGGTGTGGAGTCACGACAGAAACTTCTTTTCCCTGAACTTTGGCTTAGTAACCAACAAGAATGAGATTGTAGAGTTGTCTAACGCCATGAAGAGCTACAATGAGGCGATGGACGTTCAGGCTGCTGAAAGAGGGAATAACAAACCTATTCACAAGTATCAGGACGGAATGTCTATGGATGCGATCTGGGCAGTTAGATCACTTGGAATTGACCCATCTACAGGAAATGAGGTTTATCTTGATCGCTTTGGAAATACAACCTTTAATTGGGATGCCAAGGATATGATGGTTGTAGGAAATAGCAATCCTAAATACCGTGGTAATTTTGGGCTTAGTGCAGAACATAGTGGAATAGGTCTTAATGTAACTTTCCGTTACTTAGGTGGCGGACAGATGTATAACCAGACGCTTGTAGATAAAGTGGAAAATGTTGACATGAACTATAATGTTGACAAAAGAGTGCTTACAGGCAGATGGTTATATCCTGGGCAGAATGCACTTTACAAGCGCCTTGGCGACTATACAGTAGATACCGGAGAAGGTTATGTCGTTAGTCATGCTGAAAAGACCCGTGCTACTTCGCGTTTTGTGCAGGACAGAAATGAACTGGACATTGCGGCGGTAAACTTGTACTATGATTTCAATACTGATATGTTAAAACGTCTGGGCATGGAAAGGCTGAAGCTTAGCCTGAACATGAACGAAGTAGCCAATATTTCTACCATCAGGATTGAGCGAGGTACAAGCTATCCTTTTGCCAGAACACTTTCTTTCTCTGCTTTAGCCACCTTTTAATTAGAACGAACATGTTAACAAAAATAAAGAAGACCGTAGCCGGAATTTGCCTTTTGTTTGCTGCTACTTCCTGTGAAGAGTGGCTCGATGTAACTCCAAGCACTCAAATACGAGCAGAGGAGCAGTTTAAATCTGAGGATGGTTTTAAAGATGCATTGATGGGAGTTTACATAGGTATGGCAACACCAGAGCTATATGCCAAGGATATGACCTGGAACCTTGTAGATCTGTTAAGTCAGCAGTATGCAACACTTCCTAACCTGGCATCTTATGTTGATGTACAGCAGTACAAGTACCGCGCAACAAAGGCTATACCTAAAGTTGATGGTTTATGGAACCGTTCCTATACAATCATAGCCAACATCAACAATGCACTTCACTACATAGAGAAGAACAAGGAAGTGCTTCATCCTATCAGCCATGACATCATTAAAGGAGAACTGCTAGGCCTTAGAGCTTTCATCCATTTTGATTTAATGCGCCTGTATGGTTATGGCGATTTAGCAAGCCGATCTGACCTTGCCGGAAAGTTGGCGATCCCTTATGTGACGGAATACAAAAAGGAAGTAACACCGCAGTTAAACTATGCGCAAACTTTTGTATTGATGGAAAAAGACATCAATGCGGCTTTAGAATTGCTGAAGGCAGATCCGATCTATTTAAACGCAGAAAGACCTGCAGGATATTTTGATCAGGTGAATCGCGACGGGTTTTATAACCAGAGAGAACAGCGCATGAACTATTATGCCGTAAAGGCGCTGCAGGCAAGAATGCTTTTATGGCAGGGTGGCGCCGAAAAGATGCAAGCTGCAAGGGTAGCCGCTGAAGAAGTGATCAATAGTTCGGTAGCCAGGCTGATTCAGTCTGAGAGCTATCCTGTAAGCTCTGATCCGGTGCTATATCCTGAAATTCTGTTCAGCCTTAATGTAACTGCATTTGAAAATATTGTAAACCGCTTTTTAGATGCAGAAAAGGCTACCAACTATGACGCGCTGTTTCTTACTACAGCTGCAGCGGCTGGGATTTATG
This genomic interval carries:
- a CDS encoding DUF2867 domain-containing protein; its protein translation is MKSNSQAYRIPDKSILKKDSESFDYIDSYQRFFLDKEGMIDSTKIGVLFFSGKSKVADALFAIRNKVVGLFGLKSSGQPSDRQQRLDKFTCEPGQQLGLFKVFEKTENEVVLGEDDKHLNFRVSLLLDRLLDDTAKRSLTITTTVKFNNLFGRVYFLFVRPFHQLIVPAMLKGIIKRIENEKTTTG
- a CDS encoding RNA polymerase sigma factor, producing the protein MNNDNLLVSELNKGSEKAYDELFHMFFGRLCVFAMKFVKDKESAEEVVEDAMVVLWEKRDKFENLAALKGYLYTTVRNGSLDYLKKNGRNTSLDGLENNQSFSTTDDYILEEEVHAVLYQAMASLPTKCRRVFELSCIDELKYSEIAADMGISLNTVKSQRARAIQLLKEILKGHPYHMVLFYAFLSNP
- a CDS encoding FecR family protein; its protein translation is MRPNNLNFLLAELICKSIAGTLTDEENAILTNWKEQKDNKELFDKIVDADRIDNKFEIYNQFNSQRSLNRVKSKVEERRKERTRNRFVAYFKYAAAFVLLSGFGYLLYTLQAGGGKTIVGAEQQYAKSDQVVNVEGTIRSGNKKTVLILADGKEIDLAQTDQVLKGLPGVSVNNTEKLLSYEDVTEHAGNSNKEVEYNTLRVPIGGEYQVELPDGTRVWLNSASSLKYPIRFVGSQRVVELQGEAYFEVTKDTKQFVVITGDVQVKVLGTKFNLSAYEDDATVATTLVEGKVSMSGTGASKDAILIPNKQAVYHRQSKALNIRSVNVEEFIAWKDGRFHFQKQELGSILTRLSRWYGINVVYADQSLKTKVFTGMAEKDKPVEHILQLISKTADINYTIENNKVILKEKD
- a CDS encoding SusC/RagA family TonB-linked outer membrane protein; its protein translation is MNSSQGIVWEKVAQKPPVKTISLDMGKVTIQQAFNKIRSDYDVNFFYSDDELNVERKVNAKILNKNLLQAISILVGPNYRVEVSDDNMVVITPLKRSRDVTSAQDQVKIKGTITDEVGQPLPGVSIMVQGSTNGVISDTYGNYSLDVLPGDVLVFRFIGFETVEMPVSGRTELNLQMKPSVTQLSQVVVTGIYERKAESYTGSAVTITQEELKKVGNDNLFQSIRNIDPSIVIMDNLSAGSNPNALPEMQLRGTSTFPVAEKGSGSGLKGNYLKNPNQPLFILNGFEATAEQVLDLDINRVESVTLLKDAASKAIYGAKAANGVVVIETKRLSGSNTVVTYNGSLDVEMPDLTSYNLTNALEKLEAERIDGMYTPNSNDPEEYIRLQQLYNARKKLALEGLDTYWMAKPLQTGFGQRHSASVELGGQDLRMLANVAYRDIVGVMKGSSRQNISGSLTTSYRLKNLAFRNIMSANKNNAQESPYGTFDEYAKMNPYWRAEAADGSIPYYAEIGPNGERYTNPLFNSTLDSKIASSYFNFTDNFYLEWSILPELRAVARVGIDVKNNDADEFYPSAHTSFEGFVGEDMGKRKGSYQLNNGESSYLSGDLNINYSKEVNKHFYFANLGFNISENKFNEVVHRVEGFPSSRMDDVIFGRAYALESRPTGINGISRDIGFLAVGSYTYDNRFLSDLTLRTSASSQFGTDKRWAKFWSFGLGWNLHNEHFIGSNVFDLLKVRGSLGSTGQQNFNTNASIATYNYYLESLYQGFTGSYLENMANSGLQWETKFDYNVGVDARIKNLSARLDYYENYTENLITDMTIANSSGFSTVKDNIGRVKNAGYDLNASYLVWSHDRNFFSLNFGLVTNKNEIVELSNAMKSYNEAMDVQAAERGNNKPIHKYQDGMSMDAIWAVRSLGIDPSTGNEVYLDRFGNTTFNWDAKDMMVVGNSNPKYRGNFGLSAEHSGIGLNVTFRYLGGGQMYNQTLVDKVENVDMNYNVDKRVLTGRWLYPGQNALYKRLGDYTVDTGEGYVVSHAEKTRATSRFVQDRNELDIAAVNLYYDFNTDMLKRLGMERLKLSLNMNEVANISTIRIERGTSYPFARTLSFSALATF
- a CDS encoding RagB/SusD family nutrient uptake outer membrane protein; this encodes MLTKIKKTVAGICLLFAATSCEEWLDVTPSTQIRAEEQFKSEDGFKDALMGVYIGMATPELYAKDMTWNLVDLLSQQYATLPNLASYVDVQQYKYRATKAIPKVDGLWNRSYTIIANINNALHYIEKNKEVLHPISHDIIKGELLGLRAFIHFDLMRLYGYGDLASRSDLAGKLAIPYVTEYKKEVTPQLNYAQTFVLMEKDINAALELLKADPIYLNAERPAGYFDQVNRDGFYNQREQRMNYYAVKALQARMLLWQGGAEKMQAARVAAEEVINSSVARLIQSESYPVSSDPVLYPEILFSLNVTAFENIVNRFLDAEKATNYDALFLTTAAAAGIYETSNVNIGVADIRYNTLLAAQSRGLVSIKLLQNGKSHPNIMPLIKLPEMYYIAAEDYIRANDLNMAIAYLNKVRKSRGIIEEISEGAEPEVVKEELYKEYRKEFVSEGQLFFYYKRLGQTTIPGLSESTEVGDKIYVLPYPDSEIEFGNRVQ